From Amycolatopsis sp. YIM 10, the proteins below share one genomic window:
- a CDS encoding phage portal protein, producing the protein MPSSWPPPPFDDAHARMREWDAWYTGDPERLVEVYTGERRRAVTPRLRPSTYRGGLVGGLARFFWGRPVPVGQTRQRLHVPLAADIATASADLLFSEPPRIVVDDTAAQARLDLALNSPAMHSRLLEAAEIASALGGAYLRVVWDADVAKHAMLDAVHADAAVPEWRWGELAAVTFYTRVRVDGPAVWRHLERYEPGRIVHALHVGTDTELGRVVPLAESPATKWAAPLVDAEGSIATGTDRLAAAYVPNVRPNRVWRGTPELAPLGRSDFDGVEPMFDALDEVYTSWMRDVRIAKARLLVPTGYLQDNGAGRGASFDEDREVYTELNALSRGGSDTLTVSAHQFAIRVAEHRDTAEDITRTALRAAGYSLATLGDNDGDASITATEVTAREKLSNRTRDKKARYWASGLAHVSAALVEVDRYAFGGTATVSDLPKVEFPDRTQPDPEALARTVQALGAAEAASTDVRVRMIHPDWDDDQVDAEVAAILAESGRTVPDPAKFRGLDQFPDPPATGDNEVEGAADAVGTPTRS; encoded by the coding sequence ATGCCGTCTTCCTGGCCTCCCCCGCCGTTCGACGACGCGCACGCGCGTATGCGCGAGTGGGATGCCTGGTACACCGGTGATCCCGAGCGGCTCGTCGAGGTCTACACCGGTGAACGCCGGCGCGCTGTTACACCTCGGCTCCGGCCCTCGACCTACCGCGGCGGCCTGGTGGGCGGGCTCGCTCGGTTCTTCTGGGGCCGGCCGGTCCCGGTTGGCCAGACCCGACAGCGCTTGCATGTGCCGCTCGCCGCGGACATCGCGACCGCGTCGGCCGACCTCCTGTTCTCCGAACCGCCCCGCATCGTCGTCGACGACACCGCGGCGCAGGCGCGGCTCGACCTCGCACTCAACTCGCCAGCGATGCACTCGCGGTTGCTCGAGGCTGCCGAGATCGCCTCAGCGCTCGGCGGCGCCTACCTGCGCGTGGTCTGGGATGCCGACGTGGCCAAGCACGCCATGCTCGACGCCGTCCACGCCGACGCCGCGGTGCCCGAATGGCGTTGGGGCGAGCTGGCCGCGGTCACCTTCTACACACGCGTGCGCGTCGATGGGCCGGCCGTGTGGCGCCACCTCGAGCGCTACGAACCGGGCCGGATCGTGCACGCGCTGCACGTCGGCACCGACACCGAACTCGGTCGCGTCGTGCCGCTGGCCGAGTCGCCGGCGACGAAGTGGGCGGCGCCGCTGGTCGATGCCGAGGGCAGCATCGCTACCGGCACCGACCGACTCGCCGCGGCCTACGTGCCCAACGTCCGCCCTAACCGAGTGTGGCGCGGCACGCCAGAACTCGCGCCGCTGGGCCGCTCCGACTTCGACGGCGTAGAGCCGATGTTCGACGCGCTCGACGAGGTCTACACGAGTTGGATGCGTGACGTTCGGATCGCCAAGGCCCGGCTACTGGTGCCCACCGGGTACTTGCAGGACAACGGCGCCGGCCGCGGCGCGAGCTTCGACGAAGACCGCGAGGTCTACACCGAATTGAACGCGCTGTCGCGCGGCGGCTCGGACACCCTCACCGTCTCAGCGCACCAATTCGCGATCCGGGTAGCCGAGCACCGCGACACCGCCGAGGACATCACCCGTACCGCGCTCCGCGCCGCCGGCTACTCGCTGGCGACGCTCGGCGACAACGACGGCGACGCCTCGATCACCGCGACCGAGGTCACCGCCCGCGAGAAGCTGTCGAACCGAACCCGCGACAAGAAGGCCCGGTACTGGGCATCGGGACTCGCGCACGTATCCGCCGCGCTGGTCGAGGTCGACCGGTACGCGTTCGGCGGGACGGCGACCGTGTCCGATCTGCCGAAGGTCGAGTTTCCCGACCGGACGCAACCCGACCCCGAAGCGCTTGCGCGAACGGTGCAGGCGCTCGGCGCGGCCGAGGCTGCCTCGACCGACGTGCGGGTGCGGATGATTCACCCCGATTGGGACGACGACCAGGTCGACGCCGAAGTCGCCGCCATCCTCGCCGAGTCCGGCCGGACTGTGCCCGATCCGGCGAAGTTTCGCGGGCTCGACCAGTTCCCCGACCCGCCGGCCACCGGCGACAACGAGGTCGAGGGGGCCGCCGATGCCGTGGGAACCCCCACCCGGAGTTGA
- a CDS encoding WhiB family transcriptional regulator: MNSHDETTHATGRRRLRAHARVDAGSADASGSGSPAPAPIDPSALDQFAALLRQASERAPAVVEGDLGRRLGIALEGLARQPGTGLLPYRLRRLAETVPLPHGELQFLQPGADPVAGMHQATAMVGRPTVPARRAAASRQGAAVTRRPSWRERAACRGRLDLDFIDPADEQINQCRAVCAECPVRELCLTDALASGEAWGIWGGLDADERAAVAEQDGHPAPTVRPAHGTNARYAKHRCRCSACTAAHAEYERERRARLRARRRGTVSRAYVLAEPVRCGRTWAGAGQYVLALPGLPIPAEAELDEPLGAAA, translated from the coding sequence ATGAACAGCCACGACGAGACCACGCACGCGACCGGTCGCCGGCGCCTCCGCGCGCACGCGCGCGTCGACGCCGGCTCGGCGGACGCTTCCGGTTCGGGTAGCCCCGCACCCGCGCCGATCGACCCTTCGGCGCTCGACCAGTTCGCCGCGTTGCTGCGCCAGGCCAGCGAGCGCGCGCCGGCCGTTGTCGAGGGCGACCTCGGCCGCCGGCTCGGCATCGCTCTCGAAGGGCTCGCACGGCAACCGGGTACGGGGTTGCTGCCCTACCGGCTTCGTCGGCTCGCCGAGACCGTGCCCCTCCCCCACGGTGAGCTGCAGTTCCTCCAGCCCGGCGCTGACCCTGTTGCTGGCATGCACCAGGCCACGGCGATGGTCGGCCGCCCCACCGTCCCGGCTCGCCGCGCCGCTGCTAGTCGACAAGGCGCCGCAGTGACGCGCCGGCCGTCGTGGCGCGAGCGCGCAGCGTGCCGCGGGCGCCTCGACCTCGATTTCATCGACCCGGCCGACGAGCAGATCAACCAGTGCCGGGCCGTATGCGCCGAGTGCCCGGTGCGCGAGCTTTGCCTCACCGACGCGCTCGCTTCCGGGGAGGCGTGGGGGATCTGGGGAGGGCTCGACGCCGACGAGCGAGCCGCGGTCGCCGAGCAGGACGGACACCCCGCGCCGACGGTTCGGCCGGCGCACGGCACGAACGCCCGGTACGCGAAACACCGGTGCCGCTGCTCGGCGTGCACCGCAGCACACGCCGAGTACGAACGCGAGCGCCGTGCCCGTCTGCGGGCTCGACGGCGCGGCACGGTGTCGCGCGCGTACGTGCTCGCCGAGCCGGTCCGGTGCGGCCGCACGTGGGCCGGCGCAGGTCAGTACGTGCTAGCGCTGCCCGGTCTCCCGATTCCGGCCGAGGCCGAACTCGACGAGCCGCTCGGCGCGGCCGCATGA
- a CDS encoding helix-turn-helix transcriptional regulator — MSDGQWWTYLQVQLEQRGWKPAHLARVAGVSESRISDWRNRGSPPTIPNARAVAEALGEPLVLLLVGAGLLKPSEARQSLATYSVRELLDEIDTRFGELTSRVPDANVKHPTFDRGNSLQLVADSPGTEPTRVQQEREWLSEAERPDEPGPDTGA; from the coding sequence ATGAGTGACGGGCAGTGGTGGACGTACCTGCAAGTGCAGCTCGAGCAACGCGGATGGAAGCCGGCGCACCTCGCGCGCGTCGCCGGCGTGTCCGAAAGTCGGATATCCGATTGGCGAAACCGCGGGTCACCGCCCACGATCCCGAACGCGCGAGCCGTCGCCGAGGCGCTCGGCGAGCCTCTCGTGCTGCTGCTCGTCGGCGCCGGATTGCTCAAGCCGAGCGAGGCCCGGCAGAGTCTCGCGACCTACTCGGTGCGCGAGCTGCTCGACGAGATCGACACACGGTTCGGCGAGCTGACCTCGAGAGTTCCCGACGCGAACGTGAAACATCCCACGTTTGACCGAGGTAACTCTCTACAGCTCGTCGCCGACAGCCCAGGTACGGAACCGACGAGAGTTCAACAAGAACGCGAGTGGCTCAGCGAGGCCGAACGGCCCGACGAACCCGGCCCGGACACCGGCGCCTGA
- a CDS encoding helix-turn-helix domain-containing protein produces MSVQALRWAAEQQVGGPMPKLVLYALAEHANRDGYATTSLATLARETEASRRTVQRGLDTLVERRLIARTRRQRGTGADTSSEYRLMLNRPGDGATPTPQREGHTDTPEGQNDTPPVPERHPGSVGQSPHAGVTAAPQGEPELLNRTTEPGRHARPHPRGTTTAAELSATASRPDAYRLVTSWRDQTGAAYRPATIRALAKQADGILREGGALVPLRAALDEWDRRPDARPGLLPHLYDDAVKATRRAEQPAARPPVRSARGEKVRGWLALAAEPAPVDADPVEQLVEGVRA; encoded by the coding sequence ATGAGCGTTCAAGCCCTGCGTTGGGCCGCCGAGCAACAGGTCGGCGGCCCCATGCCCAAACTCGTGCTCTACGCCCTGGCCGAGCACGCCAACCGCGATGGCTATGCAACAACATCGCTCGCGACGCTCGCGCGTGAAACCGAAGCATCGCGCCGAACCGTGCAACGCGGGCTCGACACGCTCGTCGAGCGACGGCTCATTGCCCGCACCCGACGCCAGCGAGGCACCGGCGCCGACACATCCAGTGAGTACCGCCTCATGCTCAACCGACCCGGCGACGGTGCCACACCGACACCCCAGCGGGAGGGACACACCGACACCCCCGAGGGTCAGAACGACACTCCCCCCGTGCCAGAGCGACACCCCGGGAGTGTCGGACAGTCACCCCACGCGGGTGTCACAGCGGCACCCCAAGGTGAACCGGAACTACTGAACCGAACTACGGAACCAGGCCGTCACGCGCGCCCGCACCCGCGAGGCACCACCACCGCGGCGGAACTCTCCGCGACCGCCTCTCGGCCCGACGCCTACCGGCTGGTGACGTCCTGGCGTGACCAGACCGGCGCCGCCTACCGGCCGGCGACGATTCGTGCGCTTGCCAAGCAGGCAGACGGGATTTTGCGCGAGGGTGGTGCGCTGGTTCCGTTGCGTGCCGCGCTCGACGAATGGGACCGCCGCCCCGATGCTCGGCCCGGTCTGCTGCCACACCTGTACGACGATGCGGTCAAGGCCACCCGGCGCGCCGAGCAGCCGGCCGCGCGCCCGCCGGTCCGCAGCGCTCGAGGCGAAAAAGTTCGGGGGTGGCTCGCGCTCGCCGCCGAGCCCGCGCCCGTCGACGCCGACCCCGTCGAGCAGCTCGTCGAGGGCGTGCGCGCATGA
- a CDS encoding helix-turn-helix domain-containing protein — protein sequence MPRNLITDADRERVRELHAEGKTRNDIAREINRSPSTVTGIARALGLSFDRSATAAATHARQVDNRARRTDIVGRLYGRAERILGRLEADRYTFTATTINGIESKVLDHVPAPDEKALASAMSTHLGAAAKLEQVDADTGAEGARSMLGGLAVALGIATGPANG from the coding sequence TTGCCGCGCAATCTGATCACCGACGCTGACCGGGAGCGCGTCCGCGAGCTGCACGCCGAGGGCAAGACCCGCAACGACATCGCCCGGGAGATCAACCGCTCGCCGTCCACGGTGACCGGCATCGCTCGCGCGCTCGGCCTGTCCTTCGACCGCTCGGCCACTGCCGCCGCGACGCACGCTCGTCAGGTCGACAACCGCGCCCGCCGTACTGACATCGTCGGCCGGCTCTACGGCCGCGCCGAGCGCATCCTCGGCCGCCTCGAGGCCGACCGGTACACGTTCACCGCGACCACGATCAACGGCATTGAGTCCAAGGTGCTCGACCACGTGCCGGCGCCGGACGAGAAGGCGCTCGCCTCGGCGATGTCGACGCATCTCGGCGCCGCGGCCAAGCTCGAGCAGGTCGACGCCGACACCGGCGCCGAGGGCGCTCGGTCGATGCTCGGCGGGCTCGCCGTCGCGCTCGGCATCGCGACCGGGCCGGCGAATGGGTGA
- a CDS encoding recombinase RecT, which translates to MTTQTVTSAVAQQRDSSPAALVRKYRTDFATVLPSHIKPETWLRIATGALRRSPQLANAAEKNPTSLLVALLDAARKGLEPGTEQYYLVPRKTKRGPEVLGITGYQGEVELMYRAGAVSSVKVEVVREHDTFAYNPGEHDRPVHEINWRANRGDLVLAYAYAKMRDGATSNVSVLSAEDIAVILSKAEGADSPFSPWQWNPKAMWLKSAAHQLAKWVPTSAERVWQPDGPPPETPPAAPVTLPTAEDVVDAEVVEDWPTAPADTADGER; encoded by the coding sequence ATGACCACTCAGACCGTCACGTCGGCCGTCGCGCAGCAGCGGGACAGCTCGCCGGCCGCGCTCGTGCGCAAGTACCGCACCGACTTCGCGACCGTGCTTCCCAGCCATATCAAGCCCGAGACGTGGCTGCGCATCGCTACCGGTGCCCTGCGCCGGAGTCCGCAGCTTGCGAACGCCGCGGAGAAGAACCCGACGTCGTTGCTTGTCGCGCTGCTCGACGCCGCGCGCAAGGGGCTCGAGCCGGGCACGGAGCAGTACTACCTAGTCCCGCGCAAAACCAAGCGCGGTCCCGAAGTCCTCGGCATCACCGGGTATCAGGGCGAGGTGGAACTCATGTACCGGGCCGGCGCGGTGTCGTCGGTCAAGGTCGAAGTGGTGCGCGAACATGACACGTTCGCCTACAACCCGGGCGAGCACGACCGACCGGTGCACGAGATCAACTGGCGCGCCAACCGCGGCGACCTGGTCCTCGCGTACGCCTACGCGAAGATGCGCGACGGCGCGACGAGCAACGTCTCGGTGCTCTCCGCCGAGGACATCGCCGTAATTCTGTCCAAGGCCGAGGGCGCCGACTCGCCGTTCTCGCCATGGCAGTGGAACCCCAAGGCGATGTGGCTCAAGTCGGCCGCGCACCAGCTCGCGAAGTGGGTACCCACCAGCGCCGAGCGCGTCTGGCAGCCCGACGGCCCGCCGCCCGAGACGCCGCCCGCCGCCCCGGTCACCCTGCCCACCGCCGAGGACGTCGTCGACGCCGAAGTCGTCGAGGACTGGCCGACCGCGCCGGCGGACACCGCGGACGGTGAGCGATGA
- a CDS encoding PBSX family phage terminase large subunit, translated as MNIWSGAIRSGKTIASLLRWLIYVAHAPRGGQLVVVGRTRDSVARNVFAPLQDPTLFGAVADHVRYTAGAPSGWILGRQVFVLGASDSKAEKVLRGLTCAGAYVDEVTVVAREFFKQLLGRMSVPGAQLFGTTNPDNPAHWLKHDYLDRLAELPDWRSFAFTLDDNPSLSAEYRASIRREYTGLWFRRFILGEWVAAEGAVFDMWDPDRHVVPWAELPDLRRLLAAGVDYGTTNATAALLLGLGADDRLYLVDEWRHDPAHARTRLTDSQLAAGLREWLDLDHHPRQGGRPEFVVVDPAAASFRVQLQSDGVLTQAADNDVAYGIRTVSSLLAEDRLRVADRCRGFIAEVPGYSWDDKATAAGEDKPIKIADHSLDGGRYAVTTTEALWRPALAAA; from the coding sequence GTGAACATCTGGTCGGGCGCCATCCGGTCGGGCAAGACCATCGCGAGCTTGTTGCGCTGGTTGATCTACGTCGCGCACGCACCCCGCGGCGGGCAACTCGTCGTTGTCGGGCGCACCCGCGACTCGGTCGCGCGCAACGTGTTCGCGCCGCTGCAAGACCCGACCCTGTTCGGTGCGGTCGCCGACCATGTCCGGTACACCGCGGGCGCGCCGTCCGGCTGGATTCTCGGCCGGCAAGTGTTCGTGCTCGGTGCCTCCGACAGCAAGGCCGAGAAGGTCCTGCGTGGGCTCACCTGCGCCGGCGCGTACGTCGACGAGGTCACCGTCGTTGCCCGCGAGTTCTTCAAGCAACTACTAGGGCGGATGTCCGTTCCGGGCGCGCAACTGTTCGGCACCACCAACCCGGACAACCCCGCGCACTGGCTGAAACACGACTACCTCGACCGGCTCGCCGAGCTGCCCGACTGGCGTTCGTTCGCGTTCACCCTCGACGACAACCCCTCGTTGTCCGCCGAGTACCGCGCGAGCATTCGCCGTGAGTACACCGGCTTGTGGTTCCGTCGGTTCATCCTCGGCGAGTGGGTCGCCGCCGAGGGCGCCGTGTTCGACATGTGGGACCCCGACCGGCACGTCGTGCCGTGGGCCGAGCTGCCCGACCTGCGGCGCCTGCTCGCCGCCGGCGTCGACTACGGCACCACGAACGCAACCGCGGCGCTGCTGCTCGGCCTCGGCGCCGACGACCGGCTGTACCTGGTCGACGAGTGGCGCCACGACCCGGCGCACGCGCGGACACGGCTAACCGATTCCCAGCTCGCCGCCGGCCTGCGTGAGTGGCTCGACCTTGACCACCACCCGCGGCAAGGTGGCCGCCCCGAGTTCGTCGTCGTCGACCCGGCCGCCGCGTCGTTCCGGGTGCAACTCCAGTCCGACGGCGTGCTCACCCAAGCCGCCGACAACGACGTCGCCTACGGCATCCGGACCGTGTCGAGCCTGCTCGCCGAGGACCGGTTGCGCGTGGCCGACCGGTGCCGCGGCTTCATCGCCGAGGTACCCGGCTACTCGTGGGACGACAAAGCGACCGCCGCCGGCGAGGACAAGCCGATCAAGATCGCTGATCACTCGCTCGACGGCGGCCGGTATGCCGTGACGACTACTGAGGCGCTCTGGCGGCCTGCTCTCGCCGCCGCTTGA
- a CDS encoding MFS transporter: protein MAAAGELVDDTLSAATPFECLFDGFVDPILLSIAEGLHASPSEVTLLFSSYLGVQVVAMLFTGAMSARFGAKRTVLTGLTLIVVATALCAAAGSIEQLVGLRAVWGLGNAFFIATALSVIVGAATGGQAGAILLYEAALGVGLSVGPLLGALLGNISWRGPFLGTAVLMAGALVLCSLFLKSDKDEPRARVRLLDPIRALGHGGLLRTSIGSALYTAAFFAVLAWSPFVLEWSAIAVGLVFCGWGLCVAVAGVVFAPKLAARLGERHATVVAVLAYAVLLAVMMVPSKPVLVVAIIASGLVSGLLNTLFTGTAMSVSDAPRPVASAGYNFLRWMGGAVAATVVGHVAEWFGSPQAPFLAAAVLCVLAGGLLAIKQRTPDEHRVPATAALVGEEF from the coding sequence GTGGCAGCGGCCGGCGAGCTAGTCGACGACACCCTCTCGGCCGCTACTCCGTTTGAGTGTCTTTTCGACGGTTTCGTTGACCCGATCCTGCTCTCCATCGCCGAAGGTCTGCACGCCTCACCGTCCGAGGTGACCCTGCTGTTCTCCTCCTACCTGGGCGTGCAGGTGGTGGCGATGCTGTTCACCGGCGCGATGAGCGCGCGGTTCGGGGCCAAGCGAACCGTGCTCACCGGGCTCACGCTGATCGTGGTGGCCACCGCCCTGTGCGCGGCCGCCGGATCGATCGAGCAGCTGGTCGGGCTGCGCGCGGTCTGGGGTCTCGGCAACGCCTTCTTCATCGCGACCGCGCTCTCGGTGATCGTCGGCGCCGCCACCGGCGGGCAGGCGGGCGCGATCCTGCTCTACGAGGCCGCGCTCGGCGTCGGCCTGTCGGTCGGGCCGTTGCTGGGCGCGCTGCTCGGCAACATTTCCTGGCGCGGCCCGTTCCTGGGCACCGCGGTGCTGATGGCGGGCGCGCTGGTGCTGTGCTCGCTGTTCCTCAAGAGCGACAAGGACGAGCCACGTGCGCGCGTGCGGTTGCTGGACCCGATCCGCGCGCTCGGGCACGGCGGCCTGCTGCGGACCTCCATCGGCTCGGCGCTCTACACCGCCGCCTTCTTCGCCGTGCTCGCCTGGTCCCCGTTCGTGCTGGAGTGGAGCGCGATCGCGGTCGGACTGGTGTTCTGCGGCTGGGGTCTGTGCGTGGCGGTCGCCGGGGTGGTGTTCGCCCCGAAGCTGGCGGCCAGGCTGGGTGAACGGCACGCGACCGTGGTCGCCGTGCTCGCCTACGCGGTGCTGCTGGCGGTGATGATGGTGCCGAGCAAGCCGGTGCTGGTGGTCGCGATCATCGCCTCCGGGCTGGTGTCGGGCCTGCTGAACACGCTGTTCACCGGGACCGCGATGTCGGTCAGCGACGCACCGCGGCCGGTCGCCAGCGCGGGTTACAACTTCCTCCGCTGGATGGGTGGCGCGGTCGCGGCCACCGTGGTCGGGCACGTGGCCGAGTGGTTCGGCTCACCGCAGGCGCCGTTCCTGGCCGCCGCAGTCCTCTGTGTACTGGCCGGCGGGCTGCTCGCGATCAAGCAGCGCACTCCGGACGAACACCGCGTACCGGCCACCGCGGCACTGGTCGGCGAAGAGTTCTAG
- a CDS encoding PhoX family phosphatase, which yields MKFLPLLTGHSPSRAAVTCTYRCGDACFHEVPNTSANPTFADVLTEVSRRGALKAGAVVALATGGLAATAAPALAAPDQEAGKPKPPPGLDFKRVEPNTLDAVVVPEGYEQGIVIRWGDPVLPDAPAWDITKQTGDAQAKQFGYNCDFAALLPFDHAGLASLLVTNHEYTTETHMFPGYDEDNPTEEQVKVAWAAHGLTVVLVTRTPWSGQFRPKMSKFNRRITLHTPFKVTGPAAGSDLLKTSADPTGTVVLGTMNNCAGGVTPWGTILSGEENVNQYFANADLVADEQTRKRLARYGIKGTETVRKWERFDSRFDLTKQLNEANRFGWVIELDPHDPGSTPVKHTHLGRFKHETANIRIAGDGRVVAYSGDDERFEYIYKFISNGKVKKGDSAHARRHNMTLLDDGTLYVGRFTGDSPVSEIDGTGKLPSDGEFDGSGEWIPLAAGKKSFVDGMTAEEVYVFTREAADKVGATKMDRPEDIQAHPKTGRIYCALSNNVERGNPGKEGVTEPNPRLNNKHGQVLEFEEAGGDALALKFSWRLFLVCGDPSAPDTYFAGFPKDQVSPISSPDNVAFDRHGNLWISTDSAGALGINDGLYGVPLDGKQRGNLKLFLTVPKGAETCGPIVGDQVVTVCVQHPGEVDGASADNPASHWPDGGSSVPRPSVVAVWQPGRHGLSDIGG from the coding sequence TTGAAGTTCCTGCCGTTGCTCACCGGCCACTCACCCAGCCGCGCGGCCGTCACCTGCACCTACCGCTGCGGGGACGCCTGCTTCCACGAAGTTCCCAACACCTCGGCGAACCCCACCTTCGCCGACGTGCTGACCGAGGTCAGCCGCCGCGGCGCGCTGAAGGCGGGCGCGGTGGTCGCGCTGGCCACCGGCGGCCTGGCGGCCACGGCCGCTCCCGCGCTCGCCGCACCCGACCAGGAGGCGGGCAAGCCGAAGCCGCCACCGGGCCTGGACTTCAAGCGGGTCGAGCCGAACACGCTCGACGCCGTGGTCGTACCGGAAGGCTACGAGCAGGGCATCGTGATCCGCTGGGGTGATCCGGTGCTGCCGGACGCGCCCGCCTGGGACATCACCAAGCAGACCGGCGACGCGCAGGCCAAGCAGTTCGGCTACAACTGCGACTTCGCCGCGCTACTGCCGTTCGACCACGCCGGGCTCGCGTCGCTGCTGGTGACGAACCACGAGTACACCACCGAAACGCACATGTTCCCCGGCTACGACGAGGACAATCCGACCGAAGAACAGGTCAAGGTCGCCTGGGCGGCACACGGGCTGACCGTGGTGCTGGTGACCCGGACGCCGTGGAGCGGGCAGTTCAGGCCCAAGATGTCGAAGTTCAACCGGCGCATCACGCTGCACACGCCGTTCAAGGTGACCGGCCCGGCCGCGGGCAGCGACCTGCTCAAGACCTCCGCCGACCCGACCGGCACCGTGGTGCTCGGCACGATGAACAACTGCGCCGGCGGGGTCACGCCGTGGGGCACGATCCTGTCCGGCGAGGAGAACGTCAACCAGTACTTCGCCAACGCCGACCTGGTGGCCGACGAGCAGACCAGGAAGCGGCTCGCGCGCTACGGCATCAAGGGCACCGAGACCGTGCGCAAGTGGGAGCGCTTCGACTCCCGCTTCGACCTGACCAAGCAGCTCAACGAGGCGAACCGGTTCGGCTGGGTGATCGAGTTGGACCCGCACGACCCGGGGAGCACGCCGGTCAAGCACACGCACCTCGGCCGGTTCAAGCACGAGACCGCGAACATCCGGATCGCCGGCGACGGCCGGGTGGTCGCCTACTCCGGTGACGACGAGCGCTTCGAGTACATCTACAAGTTCATCTCGAACGGCAAGGTCAAGAAGGGCGACAGCGCGCACGCCCGCCGCCACAACATGACCCTGCTCGACGACGGCACGCTGTACGTGGGCCGGTTCACCGGTGACTCCCCGGTTTCCGAGATCGACGGCACCGGGAAACTGCCCAGCGACGGCGAGTTCGACGGCAGCGGCGAGTGGATCCCGCTGGCCGCCGGCAAAAAGTCCTTTGTGGACGGAATGACCGCCGAAGAGGTGTACGTGTTCACCCGCGAGGCGGCCGACAAGGTCGGCGCGACCAAGATGGACCGGCCGGAGGACATCCAGGCGCACCCGAAGACCGGCCGGATCTACTGCGCGCTGAGCAACAACGTCGAACGCGGCAACCCCGGCAAGGAGGGCGTGACCGAGCCGAACCCGCGGCTGAACAACAAGCACGGCCAGGTGCTGGAGTTCGAGGAGGCGGGCGGCGACGCGCTGGCGCTGAAGTTCAGCTGGCGGCTGTTCCTGGTCTGCGGTGACCCGTCGGCACCGGACACCTATTTCGCCGGCTTCCCGAAGGACCAGGTCTCGCCGATCTCCAGTCCGGACAACGTGGCCTTCGACCGGCACGGCAACCTGTGGATCTCCACCGACTCGGCCGGGGCGCTCGGCATCAACGACGGGCTGTACGGCGTGCCGCTGGACGGCAAGCAGCGCGGGAACCTGAAGCTGTTCCTGACCGTGCCGAAGGGGGCGGAGACCTGCGGCCCGATCGTCGGCGACCAAGTGGTCACTGTCTGTGTCCAGCATCCGGGTGAAGTGGACGGCGCGAGCGCCGACAATCCCGCCTCGCACTGGCCCGACGGCGGTTCCAGCGTGCCGAGGCCGTCCGTGGTGGCGGTTTGGCAGCCGGGTCGGCACGGCCTGTCCGATATCGGCGGTTGA
- a CDS encoding YqaJ viral recombinase family protein, with translation MSAAAVRVGTFEPGSAEWLAARASALGGSEVATVLGLSPWESRFSLWHKKKGNTGPADDNDVMRWGRWLEDPIARAFAAAHPEYRVRRSGTWASRARRWQVATPDRLLSTLTERALLEVKTAHNADEWGEPGTDEVPIYYRTQALWQLDTLGLSRAHIAVLISGSDYREYVVDWNIAEVSVLRDAAREFLDTLERDERPDIDEHTATYRTVRALHPLIDDVEVEIAPTLAERYRAAVAEHKAAEDAKRRAAAEVLDALGSGRRAVVAGESIAIRVPGTGDSPPSLRPSPIRSTPQKVSAAA, from the coding sequence ATGAGCGCCGCCGCTGTCCGCGTGGGCACGTTCGAGCCGGGCTCGGCCGAATGGCTCGCCGCCCGCGCGTCCGCGCTCGGCGGTTCCGAGGTGGCCACGGTGCTCGGCCTCTCGCCGTGGGAGAGCCGGTTTTCTCTCTGGCACAAGAAGAAGGGCAACACCGGTCCGGCGGATGACAACGACGTCATGCGGTGGGGTCGCTGGCTCGAGGACCCGATCGCCCGCGCCTTCGCCGCGGCGCATCCCGAGTACCGCGTGCGCCGGTCCGGCACCTGGGCCAGTCGGGCGCGTCGGTGGCAGGTGGCGACGCCCGATCGGCTGCTGTCCACGCTCACCGAGCGCGCACTGCTCGAGGTGAAGACCGCGCACAACGCCGACGAGTGGGGCGAACCGGGTACCGACGAGGTGCCGATCTACTACCGGACACAAGCCCTGTGGCAGCTCGACACGCTCGGCCTGTCCCGCGCGCACATCGCCGTGTTGATCTCCGGATCGGACTACCGCGAGTACGTCGTCGACTGGAACATCGCCGAGGTTTCCGTGCTCCGCGACGCCGCCCGCGAATTCCTCGACACCCTCGAGCGCGACGAACGCCCGGACATCGACGAGCACACCGCGACCTACCGCACGGTGCGCGCGCTACACCCGCTCATTGACGACGTTGAGGTCGAGATCGCCCCGACGCTGGCCGAGCGGTATCGGGCTGCGGTCGCCGAGCACAAGGCCGCCGAGGACGCCAAGCGTCGGGCGGCCGCCGAGGTGCTCGACGCGCTCGGTTCCGGCCGGCGCGCGGTGGTCGCCGGCGAGTCGATCGCCATCCGCGTACCGGGCACCGGTGACTCGCCGCCGTCGCTGCGCCCGTCTCCCATCCGTTCGACACCGCAGAAGGTGAGCGCCGCAGCATGA